The Sphaerospermopsis torques-reginae ITEP-024 genome has a window encoding:
- a CDS encoding ester cyclase, translated as MSTDKTTELPLWVQDREVVLAHDEGVQWREGQKPDYSFTNEYLHKESKYNHPEGSLEAIAQNLVRTFEMEASHKLNPEQWLSIVADQFRMSSNGGPQYTAKEVVEQGTYNLFIVENEHYCPAKETFESSFELFHKAFPNGFLWELTEVLSGPPSVTFKWRHWGTFTGTYKDYAPTGETIEITGMSIARVTEDLKIESLEHYFDNNAFLQKLTAGGCPFHS; from the coding sequence ATGAGTACCGATAAGACCACGGAATTACCCCTTTGGGTGCAAGATAGAGAAGTAGTATTAGCCCATGATGAGGGTGTACAATGGCGAGAAGGACAAAAGCCAGACTATTCTTTTACTAATGAATATTTGCATAAAGAAAGTAAATATAATCATCCAGAAGGTTCATTAGAGGCGATCGCTCAAAATTTAGTTCGCACCTTTGAAATGGAAGCATCCCATAAACTTAACCCCGAACAATGGCTTTCTATTGTTGCGGATCAGTTTAGAATGAGTAGTAACGGTGGACCACAATACACAGCAAAGGAAGTAGTAGAACAAGGAACATACAACTTATTTATAGTTGAAAATGAGCATTATTGCCCAGCAAAGGAAACTTTTGAATCTTCATTTGAATTATTTCATAAAGCTTTTCCCAACGGCTTTTTATGGGAATTAACAGAAGTGCTTTCTGGACCTCCTAGCGTTACCTTTAAATGGAGACATTGGGGAACATTTACAGGCACATATAAAGATTATGCACCCACAGGAGAAACCATAGAAATTACAGGGATGAGTATTGCTCGCGTCACAGAAGATTTAAAAATTGAATCTTTAGAGCATTACTTTGATAATAATGCCTTTTTGCAAAAATTAACTGCTGGTGGTTGTCCATTTCATTCCTAA
- a CDS encoding quinone-dependent dihydroorotate dehydrogenase — MDIYKAVIRPFLFTLVKADPEWLHQQAIGSLNLLSKTSYHQYARWFNSLLEKSLCLYDTRLEQNLFGLNFPNPLGLAAGFDKDGVGANFWSSFGFGFAELGTVTYHAQPGNPPPRLFRLTLDQAALNRMGFNNAGAAAMATRLTMLSQEKSRSIPIGINLGKSKITPLETAAENYLESFRLLKNLGDYFVVNVSSPNTPGLRSLQDAAMLSQILELLQTENIAQKPLFVKIAPDLEWEAIADIVDLVKTYQLAGIIATNTTISREGLKTQIIEKTGKTPQEEAGGISGAPLRQRSTEVIRFIYQQTQGQIPIIGVGGIFTAEDAWEKITAGASLIQVYTGWIYEGPMMVRRTLAGLLTKLEENGLNSISEAVGIGNR, encoded by the coding sequence TTGGATATTTATAAAGCAGTCATTCGTCCTTTTTTATTTACTCTGGTAAAAGCAGATCCAGAGTGGTTACACCAACAAGCAATTGGTAGTTTGAACTTGCTGTCAAAAACAAGCTATCATCAGTATGCTAGATGGTTTAACTCTCTTCTAGAAAAGTCTTTGTGCCTTTATGATACACGGCTAGAACAAAATCTGTTCGGGTTAAATTTTCCTAACCCATTAGGTTTGGCTGCGGGATTTGATAAAGATGGAGTAGGTGCTAATTTTTGGTCTAGTTTTGGTTTTGGTTTTGCTGAGTTGGGTACTGTTACTTATCATGCACAACCAGGCAACCCTCCTCCGCGTTTGTTTCGCTTAACTTTAGATCAAGCAGCCCTCAACCGTATGGGTTTTAATAATGCTGGTGCTGCGGCAATGGCAACGAGATTAACAATGTTGAGTCAGGAAAAATCTCGGTCAATACCCATAGGCATAAATTTAGGTAAATCTAAAATTACACCATTAGAAACGGCAGCAGAAAATTATTTAGAAAGCTTTCGCTTGCTGAAAAATTTAGGTGATTATTTTGTGGTTAATGTTTCTTCTCCTAATACACCAGGATTGCGATCGCTCCAAGATGCAGCAATGCTCAGTCAAATTTTGGAACTTCTGCAAACAGAAAACATTGCACAAAAACCCTTATTTGTCAAGATAGCACCGGATTTAGAATGGGAAGCGATCGCTGACATTGTTGATCTCGTCAAAACCTATCAACTAGCGGGAATAATTGCCACCAATACTACCATCAGCCGTGAGGGACTAAAAACCCAAATCATTGAAAAAACCGGTAAAACACCCCAAGAAGAAGCCGGAGGAATTAGCGGTGCGCCATTACGCCAGCGTTCCACCGAAGTCATACGATTTATTTATCAACAAACCCAAGGACAGATACCCATCATTGGCGTTGGTGGCATTTTCACGGCTGAGGATGCTTGGGAAAAAATTACAGCAGGTGCTAGTCTCATCCAAGTTTATACAGGTTGGATTTATGAAGGACCAATGATGGTGCGCCGCACTCTTGCCGGTTTGTTAACCAAACTAGAAGAAAACGGCTTAAATTCCATCAGTGAAGCAGTGGGAATAGGTAATAGGTAA
- a CDS encoding LabA-like NYN domain-containing protein, producing MVLPMNRLSIFVDGNNMFYAQQKNGWFFDPRRVLEYFKNEQPETTLINAFWYTGLKDPQDQRGFRDALISLGYTVRTKILKEYYDDVSGRYSQKANLDIEIVVDMFNTVDQYDRVVLFSGDGDFERAIELLRSKNTHITVVSTEGMIARELRNATDRYIDLNDIRDQIEKTEA from the coding sequence ATGGTTTTGCCAATGAATCGTCTGTCTATTTTCGTAGACGGAAACAATATGTTCTATGCTCAACAAAAAAATGGCTGGTTTTTTGACCCGCGACGAGTGTTAGAATATTTTAAGAACGAACAACCTGAGACAACATTAATCAATGCTTTTTGGTACACCGGCTTAAAAGACCCACAAGACCAACGTGGCTTTCGAGATGCACTCATTAGTTTGGGATATACAGTACGGACTAAAATTCTCAAAGAATATTATGATGATGTCTCTGGCCGTTATTCACAAAAAGCTAATTTAGATATTGAAATTGTTGTTGATATGTTCAATACCGTTGACCAGTACGACCGAGTAGTTTTATTCAGTGGAGATGGAGATTTTGAAAGAGCGATCGAGTTATTACGTTCCAAAAATACGCATATTACAGTGGTATCGACAGAAGGAATGATAGCCAGAGAATTGCGTAATGCTACGGATAGATATATAGACTTGAACGATATTAGAGACCAAATAGAAAAGACCGAAGCTTAG
- a CDS encoding RNA-guided endonuclease InsQ/TnpB family protein: MLLSIKTKLKLNKTQEILMAKHAGIARFTYNWGLATWQDLYKDGLKPNKYILKKFFNNHVKPELAWIKEKGICQKITQYAFDSLGEAFQRFFKGQSQYPNFKKKGKNDSFTIDAGGKPIPVGGTSIKLPTIGWVKTYEGLPHTTCKSIIISRTADSWYIAFSYEQECQPTIKNHAVVGVDLGVKELATLSTGVIFPNPKHYKQNLAKLQRLSKVYCRKAKGSNNKHKAKIKLARHHARIANLRKDTLHKLTTYLCKNHAKIVVEDLNVSGMLSNHKLAQAIADCGFHEFKRQLEYKAKKFGCEIIIADRFYPSSKTCSHCGHRKDSLSLSERIYCCENCKFEIDRDLNAAIMLSRLAKA; encoded by the coding sequence ATGCTTTTATCTATCAAAACAAAACTCAAGTTAAATAAAACCCAGGAAATATTAATGGCTAAACACGCTGGTATAGCAAGGTTTACCTATAATTGGGGTTTAGCTACTTGGCAGGATTTGTATAAAGATGGATTAAAGCCAAACAAATACATCCTCAAGAAATTCTTTAATAATCATGTAAAACCTGAATTGGCATGGATTAAAGAAAAGGGTATTTGCCAGAAAATCACTCAATACGCTTTTGATAGTTTAGGTGAAGCTTTTCAAAGATTCTTTAAAGGACAGTCTCAATATCCTAACTTCAAAAAGAAAGGAAAAAATGATAGTTTTACAATTGATGCAGGTGGTAAACCAATTCCTGTAGGTGGTACATCAATAAAACTACCGACAATTGGATGGGTAAAAACTTATGAAGGATTACCTCACACCACCTGTAAAAGTATTATTATTTCCAGGACTGCTGATAGTTGGTATATAGCCTTTTCTTATGAACAAGAATGTCAACCAACTATCAAAAACCATGCTGTTGTTGGTGTTGATTTAGGAGTCAAGGAACTAGCTACACTAAGCACTGGTGTTATATTTCCTAATCCTAAACACTATAAACAGAATCTAGCTAAACTACAAAGATTATCCAAAGTCTATTGTAGAAAAGCTAAAGGTTCAAACAATAAGCATAAAGCTAAAATTAAACTGGCTAGACATCATGCAAGAATAGCAAACCTGAGAAAAGATACTCTTCATAAACTTACTACTTACTTATGCAAAAACCACGCCAAGATAGTAGTAGAAGATTTGAATGTTTCAGGGATGTTATCAAACCATAAATTAGCCCAAGCAATAGCTGATTGTGGGTTTCATGAGTTTAAGCGTCAGCTAGAATATAAAGCTAAAAAGTTTGGTTGTGAAATTATAATTGCTGATAGATTTTATCCATCAAGTAAAACCTGTTCTCACTGTGGACATAGAAAAGATAGTCTTTCCTTGTCTGAAAGAATTTATTGCTGCGAAAACTGCAAGTTTGAGATAGATAGGGATCTAAATGCAGCAATCATGTTATCGCGTCTGGCTAAGGCGTGA
- a CDS encoding DUF262 domain-containing protein, producing the protein MGLQEEIDKMRSEIRSDHYSMSIGEWISLYEDESINLHPEFQSFFRWTSSQKTRLIESILLGIPIPPIFVAQREDGVWDIVDGLNRLSTIYELIGKLKDENNNCVTPLILEGTKYLPSLAGKKWEDNDNPQNSLTQNQRLLIKRAKIDVTIILEESDDNAKYELFQRLNTGGSIATVQEVRNCILVMNNQKMFHWMKKLSQSEIFKDCVGLSEKSIAEQYDMELLLNFLVFRDLEEDEIRNISNNSNEFLTDKMIEISEDPHFDYSEAEMAFNKTFEILNEQMGIDSFRRYSHTKDKFLGGFLVSAYEIIALGIGYNYKTLSNSSINVREKVKKFWIDPENPIVSSQGWSNANAQRRMTKLIPRGRKIFQP; encoded by the coding sequence ATGGGACTTCAGGAAGAAATTGACAAAATGAGGTCAGAGATTAGATCCGATCACTATTCAATGTCTATTGGGGAATGGATCAGTCTATATGAAGATGAATCAATTAATTTACATCCTGAGTTTCAAAGCTTTTTTCGCTGGACTTCTAGCCAAAAAACAAGGTTAATAGAATCTATTTTACTGGGTATACCTATTCCACCAATTTTTGTGGCTCAACGTGAAGATGGAGTTTGGGATATTGTAGATGGTCTTAACAGATTATCTACGATCTATGAATTGATTGGAAAACTAAAAGATGAAAATAACAACTGTGTTACACCATTAATTCTTGAAGGTACTAAATATTTGCCAAGTCTAGCAGGTAAAAAGTGGGAAGATAATGATAATCCTCAAAATTCTCTAACACAAAATCAGCGTCTTTTAATAAAAAGAGCTAAAATTGATGTGACTATTATTCTTGAAGAAAGCGATGATAACGCAAAATATGAGTTATTTCAAAGATTAAACACTGGAGGGTCAATAGCTACTGTACAGGAGGTAAGAAACTGCATTCTTGTAATGAATAATCAGAAAATGTTTCATTGGATGAAAAAATTAAGTCAAAGTGAAATTTTCAAAGATTGTGTAGGACTAAGTGAAAAATCAATTGCAGAACAATATGATATGGAACTATTATTAAATTTTTTAGTTTTTAGGGATTTAGAAGAAGATGAAATAAGGAATATAAGCAATAATTCCAATGAATTTTTAACAGATAAAATGATTGAAATTTCTGAAGATCCACATTTTGATTATTCAGAAGCAGAAATGGCATTTAATAAGACATTTGAAATTTTAAATGAACAAATGGGTATTGATAGTTTTCGTAGGTATTCTCACACGAAAGACAAGTTTTTAGGAGGGTTTTTAGTATCAGCTTATGAAATTATCGCGTTAGGTATTGGTTACAACTACAAAACTTTATCTAATTCATCTATCAATGTAAGGGAAAAAGTTAAGAAATTTTGGATAGATCCTGAAAATCCAATTGTGTCAAGTCAAGGTTGGTCAAATGCAAATGCACAGCGAAGAATGACAAAATTAATTCCCCGGGGACGTAAGATTTTCCAGCCATGA
- a CDS encoding MAE_28990/MAE_18760 family HEPN-like nuclease, whose product MKIRTLEQLSDKLSEELAWRKKELSILKSLIDSKSFESGRRKVLLRSGVTMLYAHWEGFVKVSGNNYIEFVAMQRLPYNQLANNFIALAMKDQLDEAKDTKKATIYNEVAEFFMTRLNERSVIKYEFRIATSNLSASVFKEIISMLGLDYSLYESKEVFINKRLLEKRNLIAHGNYLDIDEKDYDELHTIVIGMMDTLRNQIDNAASIKQYCCQSPSNTSTSS is encoded by the coding sequence ATGAAAATACGAACTTTAGAGCAGCTTAGTGATAAATTATCTGAAGAACTGGCATGGCGAAAAAAAGAGCTTTCAATATTGAAAAGTTTGATTGATTCAAAATCCTTTGAATCAGGAAGAAGAAAAGTATTGCTTCGTAGTGGGGTCACTATGCTTTATGCTCACTGGGAAGGATTTGTTAAAGTATCAGGTAATAACTATATAGAATTTGTTGCTATGCAAAGGCTACCTTATAATCAACTAGCAAATAATTTTATAGCCTTGGCAATGAAAGATCAATTAGATGAAGCTAAGGACACCAAAAAAGCAACTATATATAATGAAGTTGCAGAATTTTTTATGACTAGATTAAATGAGCGAAGTGTGATCAAATATGAATTTAGAATTGCTACATCTAATTTATCAGCATCAGTTTTTAAAGAAATAATATCTATGCTGGGTTTAGATTATTCACTCTATGAATCAAAAGAAGTATTTATAAATAAAAGATTACTTGAAAAAAGAAATCTTATAGCTCATGGTAATTATCTTGATATAGATGAAAAAGATTACGATGAATTGCATACAATAGTAATAGGAATGATGGATACACTCAGAAATCAAATAGATAACGCTGCTTCAATAAAACAATATTGTTGTCAAAGTCCATCTAATACATCTACATCATCATAA
- a CDS encoding RecQ family ATP-dependent DNA helicase, whose protein sequence is MNQPNNTSLTEIRTVLKQIWGYDDFRPPQGEIVNSLLSQKDALIIMPTGGGKSICFQLPALLKTGLTLVVSPLVALMENQVEELKQRNQKAALLHSELPTYQRRATLQALEKQQLRLLYLSPETLFSPPVWERLSHPQLQINGLILDEAHCLVQWGDTFRPAYRRLGAVRPALLKTKPPGTKISIAAFTATADPAAQKIIADVLQLQKPDSYKLNPYRANLHPSVKIAWTPKGRKQQLLKFIQKYQNQAGLIYVRTRKDSEELAAWLTELGYNTASYHAGLGATERRAVEASWLNGKMPFVVCTCAFGMGINKPDVRWVVHFHAPHLLSEYVQEIGRAGRDGKPAEALTLISEPTGFLDAEDKQRQQFFEQQMLKQQQKAQHLAKKLPKQGEVTSVIKQFPDGATALSLLHSSGQLQWLDPFHYKISAKSGSQPQMQLQAAKQMSEYLYSKKCRWQFLLDAFGFGKEAENWRCGHCDNCRK, encoded by the coding sequence ATGAATCAACCCAATAATACATCATTAACCGAAATTCGCACCGTATTAAAACAAATCTGGGGTTATGATGATTTTCGTCCTCCACAGGGAGAAATTGTCAACAGTTTATTATCCCAAAAAGATGCTTTAATTATTATGCCCACAGGAGGGGGAAAATCCATTTGTTTTCAACTTCCTGCACTCTTAAAAACAGGATTAACTTTAGTAGTTTCTCCCTTGGTTGCATTGATGGAAAACCAAGTTGAAGAACTCAAACAACGAAATCAAAAAGCTGCACTTTTACATAGTGAACTACCTACATATCAACGTCGGGCAACATTGCAAGCTTTAGAAAAACAACAATTAAGATTATTATATTTATCACCAGAAACTTTATTCAGTCCTCCTGTGTGGGAAAGATTATCTCATCCCCAATTACAAATTAATGGTTTGATATTAGATGAAGCTCATTGTTTAGTACAATGGGGTGATACATTTCGTCCAGCTTATCGACGTTTGGGTGCTGTACGTCCAGCTTTATTAAAAACAAAACCACCGGGAACAAAAATTAGTATAGCAGCTTTTACTGCCACTGCTGATCCTGCTGCACAAAAGATAATTGCTGATGTTTTACAGTTACAAAAACCTGATAGTTATAAACTCAATCCTTATCGTGCTAATTTACATCCTAGTGTGAAAATTGCTTGGACTCCAAAAGGGAGAAAACAACAATTATTAAAATTTATTCAAAAGTATCAAAATCAAGCAGGTTTGATTTATGTGAGAACTCGTAAAGATAGCGAAGAATTAGCAGCATGGTTAACAGAATTAGGGTATAATACTGCTAGTTATCATGCGGGTTTAGGTGCTACAGAAAGACGCGCAGTAGAAGCAAGTTGGTTAAATGGAAAAATGCCGTTTGTTGTTTGTACCTGTGCTTTTGGCATGGGGATAAATAAGCCAGATGTTCGTTGGGTTGTTCATTTTCATGCACCACATTTATTATCAGAATATGTGCAGGAAATTGGACGTGCGGGAAGAGATGGAAAACCAGCGGAAGCGTTAACTTTAATAAGTGAACCGACGGGTTTTTTAGATGCTGAAGATAAACAAAGACAGCAATTTTTTGAACAACAGATGTTGAAACAACAACAAAAAGCACAACATTTAGCGAAAAAGTTACCAAAACAAGGAGAAGTAACATCTGTAATTAAACAATTTCCTGATGGTGCAACGGCGCTTTCTTTACTTCATAGTAGCGGACAACTGCAATGGCTTGATCCTTTTCATTATAAGATTTCTGCAAAGTCGGGAAGTCAGCCACAAATGCAATTACAAGCTGCTAAACAAATGAGTGAATATTTGTATAGTAAAAAATGTCGTTGGCAATTTTTGTTAGATGCTTTTGGGTTTGGGAAAGAAGCGGAAAATTGGCGTTGTGGACATTGTGATAATTGTCGGAAATAG
- a CDS encoding 2-isopropylmalate synthase — protein sequence MSNQADRIIIFDTTLRDGEQCPGATLNIDEKLIIAKQLARLGVDVIEAGFAFASPGDFEAVSKIAQTVGLEDGPVICSLARARHNDIKAAAEAIKPAAKGRIHTFIATSDIHLQYKLKKTRPEVIAIAEEMVAYAKSFTDDVEFSPEDAGRSDPEFLYQVLERAIAAGATTVNIPDTVGYTTPSEFGAIIKGIKENVPNIDQAIISVHGHNDLGLAVANFLEAVKNGARQLECTINGIGERAGNAALEELVMALHVRRQYFNSFFGRPADSEESLTNIDTKQIYKTSRLVSSLTGMLVQPNKAIVGANAFAHESGIHQDGVLKNKLTYEIMDAQLIGLTDNQIVLGKHSGRNAFRTRLKELGFELSENDLNKAFLRFKEVADKKKEISDWDLEAIVNDEIKQAPDLFKIELVQVSCGSNAKPTATVTLRTPDGQELTDAAIGTGPVDAVYKAINRVVNVPNDLIEFSVQSVTGGIDALGEVTIRLRYESRVFSGHAASTDIIVASAQAYVNALNRLYAALQQTVKKEVTA from the coding sequence ATGAGCAATCAAGCAGACAGAATTATCATCTTTGATACGACACTGCGAGATGGAGAACAGTGTCCAGGAGCGACCTTAAACATAGACGAAAAGCTAATTATTGCCAAACAATTAGCCCGTTTAGGTGTAGATGTAATTGAAGCTGGTTTTGCCTTTGCGAGTCCGGGTGATTTTGAAGCAGTGAGCAAAATCGCCCAGACTGTGGGTTTAGAAGATGGTCCTGTGATATGTAGTTTAGCTAGAGCTAGACACAATGATATCAAAGCCGCAGCGGAAGCGATCAAACCAGCAGCTAAGGGGAGGATTCATACATTTATTGCTACTTCTGATATTCACCTGCAATATAAGTTAAAGAAAACCAGACCAGAAGTAATTGCGATCGCTGAGGAAATGGTAGCTTATGCTAAAAGCTTCACCGATGATGTAGAATTTTCCCCTGAAGATGCTGGTAGATCCGATCCAGAATTTTTGTATCAAGTTTTGGAAAGGGCGATCGCTGCTGGTGCAACAACTGTTAACATTCCTGACACTGTAGGTTACACTACCCCCAGCGAATTTGGCGCTATTATCAAAGGTATCAAAGAAAACGTCCCCAACATTGATCAGGCGATTATTTCCGTCCACGGCCATAATGATTTGGGTTTAGCTGTGGCCAACTTCCTGGAAGCTGTGAAAAACGGCGCACGACAGCTAGAATGTACCATCAATGGTATAGGAGAACGGGCAGGAAATGCGGCTTTAGAAGAATTGGTGATGGCCTTGCACGTCAGACGGCAATATTTTAACTCTTTCTTTGGTAGACCTGCTGATTCTGAAGAATCATTAACTAATATTGACACCAAGCAAATTTATAAAACCTCCCGCTTGGTTTCCAGCTTGACAGGAATGCTGGTACAACCAAATAAAGCTATTGTCGGTGCTAATGCTTTTGCACACGAGTCAGGTATTCACCAAGATGGAGTGTTAAAAAATAAACTCACTTATGAGATTATGGATGCCCAATTGATTGGGTTAACAGACAATCAAATAGTATTGGGTAAACACTCTGGTAGAAATGCGTTCCGTACTCGTTTAAAAGAATTGGGCTTTGAGTTGTCAGAAAATGATCTGAATAAAGCCTTTCTTCGGTTTAAAGAAGTTGCAGACAAAAAGAAAGAAATTTCTGATTGGGATTTAGAGGCGATCGTTAACGACGAAATTAAACAAGCACCAGATTTATTTAAAATCGAATTGGTGCAAGTTTCCTGTGGTAGCAACGCCAAACCCACCGCAACTGTTACCCTGCGGACACCCGACGGACAAGAATTAACGGATGCGGCGATCGGTACTGGTCCAGTAGATGCAGTTTATAAAGCTATCAATCGGGTAGTGAATGTACCGAATGATTTGATTGAATTTTCTGTACAATCGGTAACAGGCGGAATTGATGCTCTGGGAGAGGTGACGATTCGTTTACGTTATGAATCCCGTGTATTTTCCGGTCATGCAGCCAGTACAGATATAATTGTGGCCTCGGCTCAGGCTTATGTGAATGCACTGAATAGGTTGTATGCTGCACTACAGCAAACCGTGAAGAAAGAAGTGACAGCTTAG
- a CDS encoding MerR family DNA-binding transcriptional regulator — translation MSDFMFKPHEFAKKIGVSVKTLQRWDVEGRLPAKRTLSGHRFYTEDDLLITQGLKPVDSN, via the coding sequence ATGAGTGACTTTATGTTTAAACCTCATGAATTTGCTAAAAAAATCGGAGTTTCAGTCAAGACCTTGCAAAGATGGGATGTTGAAGGAAGACTTCCAGCCAAAAGAACATTGTCGGGGCATCGTTTTTATACTGAAGATGATTTACTAATTACCCAGGGATTAAAACCTGTAGACTCAAATTGA
- a CDS encoding AAA family ATPase, giving the protein MKIRQLELQNFRCFEHKVFDFSDQFNVFIGDNATGKTAILDALAIGAGSFFLGIDKIDSVNIHKDEIRRILRKEGETPTLEPILPVVVSCQGCLDVTEISWTREIKTDGGTTTREGAKKILEYARELQQKVRVQEQDREKIILPVISYYSTGRLWVQHREIKNLKTLPPDSRFLGYKNCLTKSYELKKIMQWFKTWELTSLQQGKTLGTLSGVKEAIKSCMEDWQDVKYDVLQKELVATSQDGRTLPFRMLSDGVKNMIGMVADIAYRCVTLNPQFEGEAAKLTPGIVLIDEIDLHLHPKWQRRVIEDLKRTFPKIQFFATTHSPLIIQSLRDRELIDLNNPDLIPTAEYENKYIEYITENVMGVENVNRNERYQQMMETAERYYQMLENANNSSPEELENLKSQLDELIEPYSDDVAYHAFLKMKRLAKLGE; this is encoded by the coding sequence ATGAAAATTCGACAACTTGAACTTCAAAATTTTCGATGCTTTGAGCATAAAGTTTTTGATTTTTCAGATCAGTTTAACGTTTTTATTGGTGATAATGCTACAGGAAAGACGGCTATTCTTGATGCACTAGCTATTGGTGCAGGAAGCTTTTTTTTAGGAATTGACAAAATAGACTCAGTGAATATTCATAAAGATGAAATTCGTCGTATTCTCAGAAAAGAAGGAGAAACACCAACACTAGAACCGATTTTACCAGTAGTTGTATCTTGTCAAGGTTGTTTAGATGTTACAGAGATTTCATGGACAAGAGAAATCAAAACTGATGGTGGTACTACAACCCGTGAAGGGGCAAAAAAAATATTAGAATATGCTAGAGAATTACAGCAAAAAGTTCGTGTTCAAGAACAAGATAGGGAAAAGATTATTTTGCCAGTAATTTCATATTACAGTACAGGTCGTCTTTGGGTTCAACATAGGGAAATAAAAAATCTTAAAACACTTCCTCCTGATTCTCGATTTCTAGGATATAAGAACTGTTTGACAAAATCCTATGAATTGAAAAAAATAATGCAGTGGTTTAAAACGTGGGAATTGACATCTTTACAACAAGGAAAAACTTTAGGTACTTTGTCAGGAGTTAAAGAAGCCATTAAAAGTTGTATGGAAGATTGGCAAGATGTCAAATATGACGTACTTCAAAAAGAACTGGTTGCTACTTCACAAGATGGAAGAACTTTACCCTTTAGAATGTTAAGTGATGGTGTAAAAAATATGATAGGAATGGTTGCTGATATTGCCTATCGTTGTGTTACCTTAAATCCGCAATTTGAAGGTGAAGCCGCAAAACTTACACCGGGTATTGTTTTAATTGATGAAATTGATTTACACCTACATCCTAAATGGCAACGTCGAGTTATTGAAGATTTAAAAAGAACATTTCCTAAGATTCAATTTTTCGCAACTACCCATTCACCATTAATTATTCAATCTTTAAGAGATCGAGAACTAATTGATCTAAATAATCCCGATTTAATACCAACAGCAGAATATGAAAACAAATATATAGAATATATCACAGAAAATGTGATGGGTGTTGAAAATGTAAATAGAAATGAGCGATATCAACAGATGATGGAAACGGCAGAAAGATATTATCAAATGTTAGAAAATGCCAATAATTCATCTCCAGAAGAATTAGAGAATTTAAAATCACAACTGGATGAATTAATAGAACCATATAGTGATGATGTTGCCTATCATGCTTTTTTGAAAATGAAGCGTTTAGCAAAATTAGGAGAATAA
- a CDS encoding HNH endonuclease yields the protein MRPIQRGSIPTDPTTGQKIVFSKHPKAKSYLIERIGNYCSYCEKRVTQLFDVEHILSQHKYPQLKTNWYNFLLLCRVCNDIKGHSLIRRKNFYWADVDNTFRIFEYHPESGDINVNSLLSDAEKAIAKNTLDLVGLDRKPGHPKYKPTSADLRWKERLVAVGIAQEAFSDLQKNDTPEMRKQIVRTAQGIGFFSVWMTVFKDDPEMIKRFIAAFPGTAGDCFDHEGKPIHRPKGRV from the coding sequence GTGCGTCCAATTCAAAGAGGTAGTATACCAACTGATCCAACAACAGGTCAAAAAATTGTTTTCAGTAAACATCCAAAAGCTAAATCTTATCTTATAGAGAGAATAGGAAATTATTGTTCTTACTGCGAAAAGCGTGTTACACAACTTTTTGATGTAGAACATATTTTATCACAACATAAATATCCTCAATTAAAAACTAATTGGTATAATTTTCTACTTTTATGTAGAGTTTGTAATGATATTAAAGGACATTCTCTCATTAGGAGAAAAAACTTTTATTGGGCTGATGTAGATAATACATTCCGAATTTTTGAATATCATCCTGAAAGCGGAGATATAAACGTCAATTCCTTGCTTTCTGATGCAGAAAAAGCAATCGCAAAAAACACATTAGATTTAGTTGGCTTAGATAGAAAACCTGGACATCCTAAATATAAACCTACCTCAGCAGATTTGCGTTGGAAAGAAAGACTTGTAGCTGTAGGAATAGCTCAAGAAGCATTTTCTGATTTACAAAAAAATGATACTCCTGAAATGAGAAAACAAATAGTTCGTACTGCTCAAGGAATAGGTTTTTTCTCTGTTTGGATGACTGTATTTAAAGATGATCCTGAAATGATCAAACGGTTCATTGCAGCATTTCCGGGAACTGCTGGAGATTGTTTTGATCATGAAGGTAAGCCTATTCATCGTCCTAAAGGAAGAGTATAA